The Pseudomonadota bacterium genomic interval CGGTCACGCGAGGACCACGCGATGTCGCTCCCCGCTACACCAGTATTCGATTCATCCACCCTCGCAGAGCACACCGATCAAGAGCTCGCTCGCCACGTGTACCGCCCGTTTACGATTTTCATTCCGGCGTACAACGCCGCCAAGACGCTGCCCGAGGTGCTCGAGCGTATCCCTAAACACCTCTGGGACGATTGCGTCGCGTGCTTCGTGATCAGCAAGGCGAGCCGCGACAACACCCTCGAGGTGGCCGAATCGCTGCAGGCGACCTACCCCAAATTGCGCTGGGTCGGCGGTGACACCAACCTCGGCTACGGCGACTCGGTTCGCACCGGCTTGACGGCCTGCCTGAGCGTCGAGTCGGACACCGTCGTCTGCCTCCACGGCGACGGTCAGTATCCACCCGAAGAGTTGCCGACGATGCTCACCGAAATCCAGTCACGTGGTCTGGACATCCTGCAGGGCTCGCGGCACAAACTGAACACAGCGCGCGCCGGCGGTATGCCACTGTACAAGGTGATTGGCGGCAAGGTGCTGACCTGGATGGAAAACCGGGTCTTCGGCATGGCGATGACGGACTACCACTCGGGGTACATGCTCTACAGTCGGCACGCCCTCGAGACCTTGCCGATCGACCACCTGAGCTACTACTTCGACTTTGACATCGAGGCCATCGCCGCCGCGCGTGCGATGGGCTTGAAGATCGACGAAGTCGGCATCCCGACGCACTACGGCGACGAGGAGTCGTACTTGAACCCGTGGCTGTACGGCCTGCGTTGCCTGCGCGTCATGGGCTTGTACATCGCCGGCAAGTACCACCGCTTGGCACGTGCCCGAAACTGACAGGAGCGAAGACATGGCTTGCATTCTGGTGACAGGTGGCGCGGGTTACATCGGTAGCCACACCGTCAAACTGCTCGGTCGCG includes:
- a CDS encoding glycosyltransferase family 2 protein produces the protein MSLPATPVFDSSTLAEHTDQELARHVYRPFTIFIPAYNAAKTLPEVLERIPKHLWDDCVACFVISKASRDNTLEVAESLQATYPKLRWVGGDTNLGYGDSVRTGLTACLSVESDTVVCLHGDGQYPPEELPTMLTEIQSRGLDILQGSRHKLNTARAGGMPLYKVIGGKVLTWMENRVFGMAMTDYHSGYMLYSRHALETLPIDHLSYYFDFDIEAIAAARAMGLKIDEVGIPTHYGDEESYLNPWLYGLRCLRVMGLYIAGKYHRLARARN